AAAGCACTTGGGCCCCTTCCAAGAACTGGTATTTAAAGAGAGGCCATTTAAAGAGCAAATTCCAACCACCACAATAACGGTTCACGGCACTAGCTGTAGgatgaaacaataaaaattttgctCAAAAAGATCCAAACTTTGCTCCAAAGTTTTAGAACCTATTATATGCTCCTTTCTTCTTAATAAATCTTCTAGCTTTAGAATCAATCCCCTAAAGCAGTCAATCCTTCATACCTCTATCGAATGAGAAATACAAACTATTTACATTGTGAATGTTAGACAACTTCTGTGGTTTCATGCCCACTTATTGTAGCTTATGTTCatccatataaaaataaaattgttaagaAATCAAGAAGGAAAAGGATAgttaacagaaaaaggaaaagaaaaaagcaaacaagaaaagacataaaaatttAGGTGGATCACATGGGAGACAGTCCAAGACACTTAAGAGTAATTTGGCAGGTTAATAATATATCATGAAGCCAACTGACAAAGAATGACAGATTTCCTTTATTAGAATATTACTCCAACTCTTGGTATTTACCAAAAATGTAAGAAGAGTAAATGCACTTAGCATCTTATTGCTTAATTTAATATTCTGCTTGGGGAAAAATCAGGTGGGAGCACTGGGAATCTGGTAGACAGAtgctaaagattttttttcttgctgggcTCTGATAATGACAGTCAGACCCTGAGTGAGCTGGCCATTTATTAACCCTAGAATATCTGATAGGTCCCAAATAAGACATAAACAAAAACACCATGTTCAGAAAGGTAAGTTTAAAATCCAAACAATTCTATACATTGTAAGAGCATTTTTTCATAACCCCGGGAAGCAGGTGAGTTTGAAGGTGATTGAGCaaagtttcctctttttcctAAATACATTCACGCACAAATGATCGGAAAGAGACAAGGAAAGATCTAGAGAAAAAGTGAAGGGGTTTAGGCAAGCAGGTGTGCGGAGCAGCATTTTCTTGATGCTACAATCCCGGAGACATGTAAAGCAGAAGCTAAACACCCCTGAAGGTATTACCTCGATATAGGGCACAATCTTGCAGGAGAAGTCCTCCAGGAGCCACTTTTTGGTCAGCTCGTGGAAGATGACGAGCGGAAGGCAAAAGAAGATGATGAGGAAGTCCCAGAAGGCCAGGTTAGCCAAGAGGGAGTTGGAGATGCTCCGCATGTAGTAGTTGTGACACACGATACACATCACCGCCAGGTTGCCAATGATGCCGGTCCCGAAGATCACCACCGACAAACACATGACCGCGTAGGCTCCGTAAGACTCCTGGGTCAGCGGGTAGAAGGGGTTCTTGAGCCGCACACGCCGGTTGGTGCTGTTACCTCGGCGGGAACCGCCGCGGTCCTCAACCCCTTCCCCCAAGGACCCATTCTGCGCCAACGCCCTGCCTGGGAGTGCAAGCATCCGCCCTTCGTGCCCCACCGATCCACTGACAGGCTTGGGAGGGGGTTCGTGGTGGGAGCCCTGGAGTTTCCTGGCTCTCCTTGGCTGGTAAAAGTGCTCGCTGGTTCCGGGTCCCGTCTTCACACTCTGCTCCAGGCTGCGCCCCGAAATTCCAGCGCCTCTGGGACCCTTCTTGTCCTCTGAGGTCTGAAGGAAGAGTTGGAGGGCCGTGAGTTGCCCTCTCCCCAGAGTTCCTGGGGGTTCCTGGCCCCGGGCACCTCTCCACCTCCAGGCGCCAGGCGGCCTGGCTGGGGGTCCCGAGGGCACTGCCGCCGACGCCTTTCCGTCCGCACCTGGGTCACGGCCCCGGGCTGCCCGCAGATCCCAGGAGGGCGCCGCGCGCACCGCTGCCTCCTGGCCCTCCTCCCTGGGCGCACTGCTTCGAAGAACATCCCTTGCAGAATTTCCCGGCCCCCAAGCGTCTCTGCCGCGAAGCTGGGTCAGTGTAGGTGAATGGCTGTCCCCAAGAGAAGTTTTGTTCCTGGGCGCTGGAGCGGCCCAGAAGGCAGGAGCCGCAGAAACCTTGagcaaaagcagcagcagcagccgcgAGGTGCGGTATGGTGGCGCTCCGGCGGCTGGCATGGCTCGGCGTGAGCGCACCGGGCAGCCAAGGCTCCAGCTTAGGACAGACACCTGCTGCCCAAATTGCTGTTGAGAGTTAGGCTCATGTCACATATTCACCGCTGCCAAGGGAGGAGGGGATTCGAAATTACGAAGACGGTGGGGGATGGGTCTTGGGGGTCACAATGCCCCCTACAATCCCTCCTCGTTTGGCATCCTGTGCATTTCTTCAGCGAAATCGAATCCAAAGGTTCGGAGAGGGAAACCTCTACTCCCGGTCACTGACCTTGAAAAGTTGCAACCAACACCTGACGGTGGATTAATGTTGCGACTGGGAAAGCCCGGACGATGCCCCACGCTCCTTTCCAGTCGCGGGGTGGTTGCCTTCTTGGTAACAGTTGCTCTATTTACATCCTTTCGATGCTGCTTTATTCAGTTGCAAGCCAAGGTCTCTGGAGGGGAGGAAAAACAAGACTCCCTCCCCCAGAAGGCTGGAGTCGCAATCCCCGCACCCGACTCGCTGGAAACAGGTTGCAAATAGACGCAGCGCTCTTGCGCCCCGGGAAAATTCTTGCCCCACCTAACCCCAGCGACTTGCGAGGCTACTGCCACCGAGGGATTCGAAACCTGTGGCCACGGCCAAAGTTGCTTCTTTTCCTGCTCAAAGTTGACCCGGGAGCGGCGCGGACTGCTGGGCTGCGCGTCCGTGCGGAGACGCGAATCGTGGGGCTGGGTGGGCGCTGCTCCTCGGCGGGCGGTGCTGGCGGCCGCAGGAGCTCGTGGCGGCGAGAGCGGGCGCAGCCCCGGCGGAGAGCGCTGTGCCTGGAGCCGCCGCGGGCGAGGCGGTGCATGgccggggagggggaggtggcccagcctcgccccgccgcTCCAGCCGCCGCGCGCGGGCGAGACCGAGCGCTAGGCTCCCAGtgtcctcctcccactcctcctcgGAGAGCTGCTGGTTTGTGGGGAGACGGGATCCCCTGGTGGTTTACGACTCCCTAAATCCATACACGCTTCATTCAAGCCCTTTGTAGCAGCTTTCACTCGTAGGAGCTAGAAGTGGCGAGGGAATAAGGGCGGAGGCGTGGAGCCTGCGCGGCTCGAGGTTTAGGGATGGGAGGGACAGATTAATTCCCCAGATGTCGGAACCAGCCAGACCGGTCCGGGATCAGGGAGGAGAATCGCGGGATCGCCTCTTGTCCGCCGTTGTCCGCCGTGGCCGGTGCGCATGCCCAGACTCCAACCCCGAGGGAGTAGTGAGGTGGGGCGCTCCGCTCAGGTGTTCCCAGGAGCTGAGAGAAAGGGCTCAGGGGTTTCAAGCACCCAGAAGGCGGTTCCGGGAGCGGGACCCCCAGTGAGAATGCTGAGGGTGCACCACTGCCATTAACACTAAGTTTGCAAGCCTGCTACTAGGGATTTCCTAGAACCACCTGGAGCACAAAGGAGTGGTTTTGTTTGATGAAGTGGTGGGAAATGACAGGAGAGGATTATTAATCTGAACAGAATTCCTATTACCGCTAATCGTGCCTTTTCAACTTTTATATATACCCACAgctaataaaagaaacaaaattgattaaaaagaggaaaagtgatagaagaagaaataaacacaATTTGAAGTGGAAAATAAAGTAACATCTAGAGGGACAGGAATTGTGATAGGTAGAATAATGGCTCCCCAAAGAAGTCCACATCCTCATCCCGGATCCTGTGAATGTAATACCGTACATTGCAGAAGGAATTTTAcaggtgtgattaaattaaggctTTTGAAATTGTGAGATTATTTTGAATTATTCAGTAATCTTATATAATCACAAAGGTCATTAAGAGGGAGGCAAGAAGGTCAGAGTCAGAGAAGAGTTGTGAGAATGGAAGCAGAGGGCAGAGTGCTGTGggaccatgagccaaggaatgctggcagCCTCTAAGagctggaaaaagacaaggaaaatgtatatttgggacttctgacctccaaactataagataataaatttttgttcttttaagccactaaatttgtggtaatttgataCAGCAGCATTTGGAAACTAATATAGCAATTAATTTGAAGATGTAGACAACAGAAATCATTTTCCTGAAACATGAACTTTCAAAAATAGCTCAAGAAGAATTTTTTTAGACACCTAAATATGCCTATAATATTAACGAAATCAAGTAATTCATTGAGGTCTCCTCACAAGATAGTACCAGAACTTAAAAATCCTAGGGAACAAAGCTACCTAATATATTTTATGATGCCAGCATAACCTTgatctcaaaacaaacaaaaacagagagaaaaaagatacaGACTAAgagcatttattcatttatacattAGTTTCATCATTCAAATACATATATTCATTCTCTCAAATGTTCTCTCAAATGCATAGTCATTAAACAAATAGTCTGCTCAAGGTACTGAAGGTATCGCAGTGACCAAAATAAAGCTTTGCTCTCACCATATTTATATGCTCCTGAGAGGTAGGGGACAGAGGCAATGGCAACAAAccatttaaacaaataaatatatatgtaagatgataagtgctatgaaaaaaagaacagagtaaGGGAATAGAGCATGTGTGTGGGGAGGCAGCTCTTTTATAAGCATGACCAGTGAAAACCTTTCTTATAAGGTAATTTTTGAGTACTTAGAAACATATATCAAATAATCCTTAATATTCTTGACAAACTGAATTCTGTAccatgggttttttaaaatataggataaaAGAGGGCTTATCCCAGGAGTGCCAGGATAGGTTACCATTTAGAACATTCTTTTTGATAatttatgaaattaaaatatttaaggacAGAAAGTATGTTTATCTCAGTAGATGCAGGAGAACAATTTGTTTAAATGCAACCATCATCCATTATTCAAACTATTAGCAAACTAGAAATAAAGAAGCTTCCTTAATATAATAAATGTAAActaataaaaacaatgagcattaatgtcaaaatattacaaatattccCTTTAAAAGCAGAACAAGACATGGAACATCTCTTCTGTAATTAGCATTGTACTGAAAGTCCTTACCAATGAAatgagataagaaaaagaaatgtgttggaaagaaataaaattggcatTATTTGTAGATGAGATAAgcctatatataaaatttaagggTATTAACAAATTTTTATGCTGCCAGATGTACCTTACCAGCTATCAAAACTATTATATAGTTACAATAGTAAGAATAATGTGATGTCGGTACAAGGATAGCCAAatagagcaataaaataaaacaggaacaagaaacaggaaaacatgcaTAAACTTCTATGGGAACCTGCTATAATAATAGAACTGATATTATCCATGTAGAAATGGTTAGATTACTTAATAATTGTTGTTGGAAAAACTGACAATCCatatagggaaaaataaaattatatttccttcttcatatataaaaatatatttcatattaaaTACCTAAGTATGAAAAGTAAgcatttaaatctttaaaaagaaactatGGGAAAAATATCATTACAACAGAGTAGGAAAGGTTTCCTAAGTAAAACTCAAAAGCAAAAGCATAAATGATAAAGAGTGATAAACATgagtattttaaagttttagaattctgcaccaaaaaaagaaatcattagcAACGTTAAAATAAAGCCAGCGATAtagaaaaactggtgaaatcttgGTGTAGCCACTAGGAGGAGAAAAGCCTGGCTCAAGTTGGTCTTCTAAAGACACGAAGCAATGTTATGGTGCAGGTTTACAACTGTCCACTAGAAAATGCTGATAAAAATGAACACCCAAGTGAATGCTCAGAGCTCAATTGTTATATGagtgattgtagcagtttgatattttttatgaactccaaaaatagcttttgattatgtttgtaaactggtctgttcctctaggagtgctaccctttgattgtattagattcagctgagatgtctttgattaaattatgttaagataaggccttgattcgaccacatcattagggcatgcagcgTTGAGATCCTGCCCCCTTGgggggctgataaaacagactctcacacagaggTAGGCAggagaagtagatacacaaaggatatatagagaggttcctgaagccctgggaagagagatgagtctgatagtttatagctgaccttgtgaagagaacagagaagctgagcctggaaagaaacgagccctccagTCCACAGCTGAGATGGGAGAGGCTGAGACCATTGAGCCTTAAGAGATTAGGGAaatctgaaccctcgcagacattgcccaTCATTTTGCTTCAacttgtggcaacagactttgggtgaggaagtacctttaatagtaccttgagctggactctttagggattTGTAAttgtaatcttctaccccaaacaaatgccctttataaaaacggacagagttctggtactttgcatagcacccctttgactaacacAGTGATCATAGGAAAATGATATTATTGTATTAATTTCCATATACATTGAGAAAACTGTGGAGGGGCATTCAAAGGTGATTGCCCAGCAGTTACCCCTGTTTGGGACATGCTAGGGAAAGAAGCTTTGTTCTAAGATTAAAAAGAACAATTCTTATGGAAACCCCCAGGCTTGCTATGATCATGAGGTTCTTTACtaccattttatccttttcagGCAAGTAAAATATATTCATAGAGATCTTTGGAATTGTCTTTTTGTCCTGTGACTCAGACAAAAGGGCAAGTATCTCATATCTAAAAAACACCTACAAACTTGataaggttaaaaaagaaaaccgaattgaaataaaaggggcaaaggaTGGGACCAGGCATTTCACAAAAGAGGAATCTCAATtgacaaataaaaatatcaactGCTTGAAACAACGAAATAGTATTTCAGTCCATTAGAtaggaaaaaattaaagggaaTGATAAAATCCAACtgagaaaaataggaagaaatgaGAACTCTCATATGTTGCTCTTGGGATAAGAGCAAGTTGTCAATACCTGAAAATGATGAACATGTATATATCCAATGACCTGAATTAATATGCCTAGGTATAAATCCTAGAGGAACTCTTGCATGTGTGTACAATGAAACTTCTATACTTATTTTTAAGACTCAAAAGAAtacaaacaatccaaatgtcaGTCAATGGAGTAGTAGAAAAATTAATCATAATACATtcagaaaaaggaacaaactagAATTACATGTGTGAACAAGACTGAATCTTAGAACCATTATGCGTAAGAAAAAAGCAAGATTCCAAGTTCACTATAGTGTGCTACCATTTGtggaactttaaaatatatatatcataatatGATATGTCATAAAAGTATAAACTATATGGGTAGGGAAGAATTCAAAACGACTTCAGAATATTGGTCTCCTTAGGAGATAGATGAAAATGGGATGGGAGGAAGTGCCTACTCTAACtttaattctttgtttctttcaaaaaaattcaGGAGAGCTTAATCTGCATTTACCGTGgaacaggaaaataaaagttaCCAAAATAAAACCAGGGGTATTGTCTCCCCTTTCGTCTCATTAACTTTAAGCTTGAGTTACATGTGTTAGCCATTTTTACATCCTTTTTACTCTGGACTACATATTCCTATGCAGATAGGAACCCAAGTTATACAGGGGAAAAACCCTTTCCATCCTACCCAGAGACTCCATCTAACTAAATACATGCTTGACCTGAGTTGGGCGTCATTCTAAAAGTGGCTGACTACAGAATTCAGGTATCCAGTTTGGTTTGGAGTTAGGCTTAGGAAAGTCCTGAAGGAGGGACTGCCTGTGCTTGTTGACTATACTTTCTTATTCACAAGTAGCCTTCTCCTCAACCTGCACAGTGATGCCTTCCTACTTGGGTGGCTTCTATGCTCTGGCACATTAGGGAAAGACTTATTCTGACCATGAATAAAATCACGAAGAGTTCTAGTCACCTTTTTGGAAACACAATTCAACTCTCAGCTCTCTCAACAGATG
This window of the Dasypus novemcinctus isolate mDasNov1 chromosome 5, mDasNov1.1.hap2, whole genome shotgun sequence genome carries:
- the GPR37 gene encoding prosaposin receptor GPR37, with product MPAAGAPPYRTSRLLLLLLLKVSAAPAFWAAPAPRNKTSLGDSHSPTLTQLRGRDAWGPGNSARDVLRSSAPREEGQEAAVRAAPSWDLRAARGRDPGADGKASAAVPSGPPARPPGAWRWRGARGQEPPGTLGRGQLTALQLFLQTSEDKKGPRGAGISGRSLEQSVKTGPGTSEHFYQPRRARKLQGSHHEPPPKPVSGSVGHEGRMLALPGRALAQNGSLGEGVEDRGGSRRGNSTNRRVRLKNPFYPLTQESYGAYAVMCLSVVIFGTGIIGNLAVMCIVCHNYYMRSISNSLLANLAFWDFLIIFFCLPLVIFHELTKKWLLEDFSCKIVPYIEVASLGVTTFTLCALCIDRFRAATNVQMYYEMIENCSSTTAKLAVIWVGALLLALPEVVLRQLNKEDLGFSGRAPAERCVIKISPDLPDTIYVLALTYDSARLWWYFGCYFCLPTLFTITCSLVTARKIRKAEKACTRGNKRQIQLESQMNCTVVALTILYGFCIIPENICNIVTAYMATGVSQQTMDLLNIISQFLLFFKSCVTPVLLFCLCKPFSRAFMECCCCCCDECVQKSSTVTSDDNDNEYTTELELSPFSTIRREMSTFASVGTHC